Proteins encoded together in one Lathamus discolor isolate bLatDis1 chromosome 3, bLatDis1.hap1, whole genome shotgun sequence window:
- the SLC18A3 gene encoding vesicular acetylcholine transporter, with protein MSEAGGAGRARAAVARLSEAVGERRQRLGTAMGEARRQRRLLLVVVCVALLLDNMLYMVIVPIIPDYIATMRGGGAAAGPSAPAGGNGSGGGNRSLLPARYPPATGGNEDVQIGVLFASKAMLQLLVNPLSGTLIDRVGYETPLLAGLAVMFLSTATFAFAENYATLFAARSLQGLGSAFADTAGIALIADRYPEEPARSRALGTALACISFGSLAAPPFGGVLYEFAGKRVPFLVLACVCLLDGLLLLALAPPGAAAARANMPVGTPIHRLMIDPYIAVVAGALATCNIPLAFLEPTIANWMKDSMGASEWEVGLTWLPAFFPHVLGVYVTVRLAAAYPHLQWFYGALGMAIIGASSCLVPACRNFGQVIVPLCGICFGIALVDTALLPTLAFLVDVRHVSVYGSVYAIADISYSVAYALGPIVAGQIVHTMGFAQLNLGMGLANVLYAPVLLLLRNVCQMKPSHSERNILLEEGPKGLYDTIKMEERKGMGKSLHPADGMEENGMDSYRRDLTGVSEEDSSDYEYS; from the coding sequence ATGTCGGAGGCGGGGGGCGCGGGCCGGGCGCGGGCCGCCGTGGCGCGGCTCTCGGAAGCGGTGGGCGAGCGACGACAGCGGCTGGGCACCGCCATGGGAGAGGCGAGGCGGCAGcggaggctgctgctggtggtggtgtgCGTGGCGCTGCTGCTGGACAACATGCTCTACATGGTCATCGTACCCATCATCCCCGACTACATCGCGACCATGCGCGGCGGGGGGGCCGCCGCTGGCCCGTCCGCGCCCGCGGGGGGCaacgggagcggcggcggcaaCCGAAGCCTCCTGCCCGCGCGGTATCCGCCGGCCACGGGGGGCAACGAGGACGTGCAGATCGGGGTGCTGTTCGCCTCCAAGgccatgctgcagctgctggtgaaCCCGCTCAGCGGCACCCTCATCGACCGCGTGGGCTACGAGACGCCGCTGCTGGCCGGGCTGGCCGTCATGTTCCTCTCCACCGCCACCTTCGCCTTCGCGGAGAACTACGCGACGCTGTTCGCGGCGCGCAGCCTgcaggggctgggctcggccttCGCCGACACCGCGGGCATCGCCCTCATCGCCGACCGCTACCCCGAGGAGCCAGCGCGGAGCCGCGCCCTGGGCACGGCGCTGGCCTGCATCTCCTTCGGCAGCCTGGCGGCCCCCCCCTTCGGCGGCGTCCTCTACGAGTTCGCCGGGAAGCGGGTGCCCTTCCTAGTGCTGGCCTGCGTCTGCCTCCTCGAcggcttgctgctgctggccctggcacCACCAGGGGCTGCTGCCGCGCGGGCCAACATGCCGGTAGGCACCCCCATTCATCGCCTCATGATAGACCCCTACATCGCCGTGGTGGCAGGAGCCCTGGCCACCTGCAACATCCCCCTGGCCTTCCTGGAGCCCACCATCGCCAACTGGATGAAGGACTCCATGGGGGCCAGCGAGTGGGAGGTGGGCCTCACCTGGTTGCCCGCCTTCTTCCCCCACGTGCTGGGCGTCTACGTCACAGTCCGGCTGGCCGCGGCATACCCCCACCTCCAGTGGTTTTATGGGGCTCTGGGCATGGCCATCATCGGCgccagctcctgcctggtgCCAGCCTGCAGGAATTTTGGGCAGGTCATTGTTCCCCTCTGTGGCATCTGCTTCGGCATCGCCCTGGTGgacacagccctgctgcccaCCCTGGCCTTTCTGGTGGATGTGCGCCACGTCTCTGTCTACGGCAGCGTCTACGCCATTGCAGACATCTCCTACTCTGTGGCATACGCCCTGGGGCCCATTGTGGCCGGCCAGATTGTGCACACCATGGGCTTTGCGCAGCTCAACCTGGGCATGGGGCTGGCCAACGTGCTTTACGCCCCTGTCCTTCTCTTACTCAGAAACGTCTGTCAGATGAAACCCTCTCACTCGGAGAGGAACATTCTCCTTGAAGAAGGACCTAAGGGACTCTATGACACCATCAAAATGGAGGAGCGTAAAGGCATGGGCAAAAGCCTCCACCCAGCAGATGGGATGGAGGAGAATGGCATGGACTCGTACCGCAGAGACCTGACTGGGGTGTCTGAGGAGGACTCATCAGACTACGAGTACAGTTAG